One Primulina huaijiensis isolate GDHJ02 chromosome 5, ASM1229523v2, whole genome shotgun sequence DNA segment encodes these proteins:
- the LOC140976066 gene encoding lysine histidine transporter 2-like isoform X2 — protein MDAVVPINEDNFYFEDEDDRSAEQRAIDDWLPIPSARTAKWWSSAFHNITAIIGAGVLGLPYAMSQLGWGPGVTVLVLSWIVTLYSLWQMVEMHETDRGKRFDRYHELGQHAFGEKLGLWIVIPMQLVVQVAIDIVYMVTGGQSLKKVHQLLCHAPCKNIKLSYFIMIFASAHFALSQLPDFNSISGVSLAAAIMSVCYSAIAWGASIHKGVQPDVQYGYKSDTTVGTVFNFFSSLGTVAFAYSGHNVVMEIQASMPSTRDKPSKVPMWRGVIVAYTVVAICYFPVGIIGYWIFGNTVQENILITLQKPKWLIAMANMFVVVHLIGTYQIYAMPVYDFIETGLVKKLNFRRSWYLRFVSRNTYVAFTMFMAITFPFFNGLLGFFGGFALAPTTYYLPCIIWLVLKKPRKLTLSWFANWFCIMFGVVLTVVAPMGGLREIIMKAKYYKFYE, from the exons ATGGATGCCGTAGTTCCCATCAATGAAGATAACTTCTATTTCGAAGAT GAGGATGATCGATCCGCGGAACAGAGGGCGATCGACGATTGGCTTCCTATTCCTTCTGCAAGAACTGCAAAATGGTGGTCCTCAGCTTTCCACAATATCACAGCTATAATTGGAGCTGGAGTTCTTGGCCTCCCTTACGCCATGTCCCAACTAGGATG GGGTCCTGGAGTAACAGTACTGGTCTTATCTTGGATTGTCACTCTATACTCTTTATGGCAAATGGTTGAAATGCATGAAACGGATCGCGGGAAACGTTTTGACAGGTATCATGAGCTTGGACAGCATGCTTTTGGTGAAAAGCTTGGACTTTGGATCGTCATTCCCATGCAGTTAGTTGTCCAAGTTGCAATAGACATAGTATATATGGTTACAGGAGGTCAATCCCTCAAGAAAGTCCATCAGTTACTCTGCCATGCACCTTGCAAGAATATCAAGCTTTCCTATTTTATCATGATCTTCGCCTCTGCTCACTTCGCACTCTCCCAACTCCCTGATTTCAACTCAATATCTGGCGTATCTTTGGCAGCGGCTATCATGTCCGTTTG TTACTCTGCAATAGCTTGGGGAGCCTCGATCCACAAGGGCGTGCAACCTGATGTTCAATACGGCTACAAATCTGATACAACTGTCGGTACAGTTTTCAACTTCTTTAGTTCTTTAGGAACCGTAGCATTTGCATATAGTGGTCACAATGTAGTGATGGAGATTCAAGCTTCTATGCCTTCTACCCGAGATAAGCCTTCAAAGGTACCTATGTGGAGGGGCGTAATAGTTGCCTATACAGTCGTCGCCATATGCTACTTCCCAGTTGGAATAATTGGATACTGGATTTTTGGCAATACAGTGCAAGAGAATATTCTCATTACGCTACAGAAACCTAAATGGCTTATCGCCATGGCTAACATGTTTGTTGTTGTTCATCTTATCGGGACATATCAG ATTTATGCTATGCCAGTATACGACTTTATTGAAACTGGACTAGTAAAGAAACTGAATTTCAGGCGAAGTTGGTATCTGCGTTTTGTTTCAAGGAACACTTATGTTG CGTTTACTATGTTTATGGCGATAACCTTCCCTTTCTTTAACGGCCTTCTTGGATTTTTTGGAGGATTTGCTCTAGCACCAACTACATACTAT CTTCCTTGCATCATATGGCTTGTATTGAAAAAACCGAGGAAACTTACCCTTTCTTGGTTCGCGAATTGG TTTTGCATTATGTTTGGAGTTGTTTTGACGGTTGTGGCACCCATGGGAGGGCTCAGGGAAATCATAATGAAGGCTAAATATTACAAGTTCTACGAGTAA
- the LOC140976066 gene encoding lysine histidine transporter 2-like isoform X3: MDSIVPVNEDNSYYEDENDRDAKQKAIDDWLPIPSARTAKWWYSAFHNITAIVGAGVLGLPYAMSELGWGPGITVLVLSWIVTLYSLWQMVEMHETDRGKRFDRYHELGQHAFGEKLGLWIVIPMQLVVQVGVDIVYMVTGGQSLKKFHELLCHEPCKDIKLSYFIMIFASAHFALSQLPSFNSISGISLAAAVMSVSYSTIAWGASVHKGVQPNVQYGYRSHTAVGRVFNFFSSLGTVAFAYSGHNVVMEIQASMPSTQDKPSKVPMLRGVIVAYIVVAICYIPVGMIGYWAFGNSMEENILITLQKPKWLIAMANMFVVVHLIGSYQVYALPVYDFIETGLVKKLKFRKSWYLRFISRNTYVAFTMFMAITFPFFNGLLGFFGGFALAPTTYYLPCIIWIVVKKPRRFSLSWFTNWFCISFGVILTVVAPVGGLRQIIIKAKTYKFYQ; encoded by the exons atggatTCCATTGTTCCCGTTAATGAAGACAACTCCTATTATGAAGAT GAGAATGATCGAGATGCAAAGCAGAAGGCAATCGACGATTGGCTTCCAATCCCTTCTGCAAGAACTGCAAAATGGTGGTACTCAGCTTTTCACAATATCACGGCTATAGTTGGAGCTGGAGTTCTTGGCCTCCCTTACGCCATGTCCGAACTAGGATG GGGGCCTGGAATAACTGTACTGGTCTTATCTTGGATTGTCACTCTGTACTCCTTATGGCAAATGGTTGAAATGCATGAAACGGATCGCGGGAAACGTTTCGACAGGTATCACGAGCTTGGACAGCATGCTTTTGGAGAAAAGCTTGGCCTTTGGATAGTCATTCCCATGCAGTTAGTTGTCCAAGTTGGAGTAGACATTGTATATATGGTTACAGGGGGTCAATCCCTAAAGAAATTCCATGAGTTACTCTGCCACGAACCTTGCAAGGATATCAAGCTTTCCTATTTTATCATGATCTTCGCCTCTGCTCACTTCGCACTCTCCCAACTCCCCAGTTTTAACTCAATCTCTGGCATATCTTTGGCAGCAGCTGTCATGTCCGTTAG TTACTCTACAATAGCATGGGGAGCCTCTGTCCACAAGGGCGTGCAACCTAATGTGCAATATGGATACAGATCTCATACAGCCGTTGGTAGAGTTTTTAACTTCTTTAGTTCTTTAGGAACCGTGGCTTTTGCATATAGCGGTCACAATGTAGTGATGGAGATTCAAGCTTCTATGCCTTCTACCCAAGATAAGCCTTCGAAGGTACCTATGTTGAGGGGCGTAATCGTTGCCTATATAGTTGTTGCCATTTGCTACATCCCAGTTGGAATGATTGGATACTGGGCATTTGGCAATAGCATGGAAGAAAATATTCTCATTACACTACAGAAACCGAAATGGCTTATTGCCATGGCCAACATGTTTGTCGTAGTTCATCTTATCGGGTCATATCAG GTCTATGCTCTTCCAGTATATGACTTTATTGAGACTGGACTAGTAAAGAAACTAAAGTTCAGGAAAAGTTGGTATCTACGTTTTATTTCAAGGAATACTTACGTTG CTTTTACTATGTTTATGGCGATAACCTTCCCTTTCTTTAACGGCCTTCTTGGATTTTTCGGAGGATTCGCTCTCGCGCCAACTACGTACTAT CTTCCTTGCATCATATGGATTGTAGTAAAAAAACCGAGGAGATTTAGCCTTTCTTGGTTCACGAATTGG TTTTGCATAAGTTTTGGAGTTATTTTGACCGTTGTGGCACCCGTGGGAGGGCTCAGGCAAATCATAATAAAGGCCAAAACTTACAAGTTCTACCAGTAA
- the LOC140976069 gene encoding lysine histidine transporter 1-like — MGTHVSDDQINAYSKPPVDNRTAEEKAIDAWLPITSSRNAKWWYSAFHNVTAMVGAGVLSLPYAMSQLGWGPGVAVMVISWIITLYTLWQMVEMHEMVPGKRFDRYHELGQHAFGEKLGLWIVVPQQLVVEVGVDIVYMVTGGKSLKKFHDLVKCQDKCKDIKLTYFIMIFASVHFVLSHLPNFNSISGVSLAAAVMSLSYSTIAWGASVDKGVKSDVQYGYRSSTTAGTVFGFFGALGDVAFAYAGHNVVLEIQATIPSTPEKPSKIPMWRGVIVAYIVVALCYFPVAFIGFWMFGNSVDDNILITLNKPVWLIAMANMFVVVHVIGSYQIYAMPVFDMIETVLVKKLRLKPTWYLRFISRNTYVAFTMFVGMTFPFFGGLLGFFGGFAFAPTTYFLPCIMWLAIYKPRKFSLSWFSNWICIILGVLLMVIAPIGGLRQIIVQAKTYSFYS, encoded by the exons ATGGGAACTCATGTTTCTGATGATCAGATAAATGCTTACTCCAAACCACCT GTGGATAACCGGACAGCGGAAGAGAAGGCAATCGACGCCTGGCTGCCAATCACTTcttcaagaaatgcaaaatggTGGTATTCTGCTTTCCACAATGTTACAGCTATGGTTGGAGCTGGAGTCCTCAGTCTCCCTTATGCCATGTCTCAGCTAGGATG GGGTCCTGGAGTCGCAGTTATGGTCATATCTTGGATCATCACTCTTTACACACTGTGGCAAATGGTCGAAATGCATGAAATGGTGCCTGGAAAACGTTTTGACAGATACCACGAGCTTGGGCAGCATGCTTTCGGCGAAAAGCTTGGCCTGTGGATTGTGGTGCCTCAGCAGTTAGTTGTTGAAGTTGGAGTGGATATAGTTTACATGGTTACCGGAGGCAAATCTCTCAAGAAATTCCATGATTTAGTAAAATGCCAAGATAAAtgcaaagacattaaacttacCTATTTTATAATGATCTTTGCTTCTGTCCACTTCGTACTCTCCCATCTTCCCAACTTCAACTCCATCTCAGGTGTGTCCCTTGCAGCAGCAGTCATGTCCTTGAG TTACTCTACAATAGCATGGGGAGCCTCAGTGGACAAGGGAGTAAAATCTGATGTGCAATATGGATATAGATCTTCAACTACAGCTGGTACCGTTTTTGGCTTCTTTGGTGCACTGGGGGACGTGGCTTTCGCCTATGCTGGTCATAACGTGGTGTTGGAAATTCAAGCCACTATTCCTTCAACACCAGAAAAGCCCTCGAAGATACCGATGTGGAGGGGAGTTATTGTTGCCTACATTGTGGTTGCCCTTTGTTACTTCCCGGTCGCTTTTATAGGATTTTGGATGTTCGGGAACTCAGTAGACGACAATATTCTGATCACCTTAAACAAACCTGTTTGGCTTATTGCCATGGCTAACATGTTTGTTGTGGTTCATGTTATTGGAAGCTATCAG ATCTATGCCATGCCAGTTTTTGACATGATAGAAACCGTGCTTGTAAAGAAACTAAGGTTGAAGCCTACTTGGTATCTGCGGTTTATTTCAAGAAACACTTACGTTG CATTTACTATGTTTGTTGGCATGACCTTCCCTTTCTTTGGCGGGCTTCTCGGATTTTTTGGAGGATTTGCTTTCGCGCCAACCACATACTTT CTTCCTTGCATCATGTGGCTTGCCATCTATAAACCAAGAAAATTCAGCTTATCTTGGTTCAGTAATTGG ATTTGCATCATTCTTGGGGTTCTTTTGATGGTTATAGCACCTATTGGAGGGCTAAGGCAGATTATAGTGCAGGCAAAGACTTATAGTTTCTACTCATAA
- the LOC140976068 gene encoding uncharacterized protein, with translation MPPPSFFPLRWESTGDHWWYASPIDWAAANGHYDVVRELLLLDGNHLIKLTSLRRIRRLETVWDDEEQFHDVAKCRSQVARKLLSECEIKKGKNSLIGAGYGGWLLYTAASAGDLVFVQELLQRDPLLVFGEGEYGVTDILYAAARSKDSEVFKVVYDFAACPRFSGAAEEQAGEIPSAYKLEIMNRALHAAARGGNLKLMQEILCNSSDDPLAYRDIHGATILHAAAARGQVEVVKNLTSSYLDITNSTDNHGNTALHLAAHTGHLAVVEALILSSPSLIEARNNAGETFLHSVVTGFQTPGFRRLDRQIELMKHLLSGNIFKIEQIINAVSNDGSTALHLSITGNIDSDLVEVLMNVSCIDVNIRDNNGMTPLDILRQRPCSASTELINRQLVSVGGIFSSQDYSARKAIASHIKRQSIGNSPGTSFTISDTEMFLYTGMDSASDGGSRSVERNTYLSEVSLQNSKAVNHGSAEKVKCFLYWSKLKRKKTSDRLKILVDATYASASEGVPTPLRQRFSKPSSLPNNKRALSVRSSVPSPTARKKLASGMVNGEMQSVSLKPHSSLLSKLSSSSQSSVDEAKEGQIDNAISKLTVEAKNSIHKHGSVNKRLMNQYLCFGAPRRSFEPRATVPHTPYDVYERTVSTTS, from the exons ATGCCTCCTCCCTCGTTCTTCCCTCTACGGTGGGAAAGCACCGGAGATCACTGGTGGTACGCTTCTCCGATTGATTGGGCGGCCGCCAATGGACACTACGACGTGGTCCGGGAACTTCTCCTCCTGGACGGCAACCACCTTATCAAACTCACCTCCCTTCGCAGGATCCGCCGCCTCGAGACAGTATGGGACGATGAAGAGCAGTTTCACGATGTCGCAAAGTGCCGATCCCAGGTTGCAAGAAAGCTTCTTTCCGAGTGTGAAATCAAGAAAGGGAAAAACTCTTTGATAGGAGCTGGTTATGGAGGATGGCTTTTGTACACCGCTGCCTCCGCGGGAGACTTGGTGTTTGTTCAAGAATTGCTTCAAAGGGACCCCCTTTTGGTGTTCGGAGAGGGCGAATATGGGGTGACTGATATCTTATACGCTGCTGCAAGAAGCAAGGATTCTGAGGTTTTTAAGGTTGTTTATGATTTTGCTGCGTGCCCGAGGTTCTCCGGGGCGGCGGAGGAACAAGCTGGGGAGATCCCTTCTGCTTATAAGTTGGAAATCATGAATAGAGCTCTTCACGCTGCAGCAAGAGGAGGGAATTTGAAGCTGATGCAGGAGATTCTTTGCAATTCCTCGGATGACCCATTGGCTTATCGAGACATTCATGGAGCAACCATCTTACATGCTGCAGCAGCCAGAGGTCAAGTTGAG GTAGTTAAGAATCTTACATCATCGTACCTGGATATCACCAACTCCACGGACAACCACGGCAATACAGCGTTGCACCTGGCGGCGCACACAGGTCATTTAGCTGTGGTCGAAGCTTTAATTCTTTCATCACCATCACTAATCGAAGCCAGAAACAATGCCGGTGAAACATTTCTTCACTCGGTTGTCACGGGTTTTCAAACTCCCGGATTTCGGAGATTAGATCGCCAGATTGAACTCATGAAACACTTGTTAAGTGGGAATATTTTCAAGATTGAACAGATAATCAACGCCGTTAGTAATGATGGTAGTACTGCTCTTCATCTGTCCATTACAGGGAACATTGATTCTGATCTTGTGGAGGTGTTAATGAATGTGAGCTGCATTGATGTAAATATTCGTGATAATAATGGCATGACTCCCCTTGATATTCTGCGGCAACGGCCTTGTTCTGCGTCGACTGAACTAATAAACAGGCAATTGGTATCAGTTGGTGGGATTTTTAGTTCTCAAGATTACTCTGCAAGAAAAGCGATTGCATCCCACATAAAGAGGCAAAGTATTGGCAACAGTCCAGGCACTTCCTTCACCATTAGTGACACTGAAATGTTCTTGTACACAGGCATGGACAGTGCATCAGATGGTGGTAGCCGCAGTGTGGAACGAAACACGTATTTGTCTGAAGTAAGTCTACAAAACTCAAAGGCTGTAAATCATGGCTCAGCCGAAAAGGTCAAGTGTTTCCTCTATTGGTCCAAgttgaaaagaaagaaaacatcAGACCGGCTCAAGATATTGGTGGATGCAACCTATGCAAGTGCTTCAGAAGGGGTCCCAACCCCGTTGAGGCAAAGATTTTCGAAGCCATCATCACTTCCTAACAACAAACGAGCACTTTCTGTGAGGAGCAGCGTACCGAGCCCAACAGCAAGGAAGAAACTAGCTTCAGGGATGGTGAATGGTGAAATGCAGTCTGTTTCTCTCAAACCGCATTCGAGTTTGCTCTCTAAATTGTCATCGTCTTCACAAAGTTCTGTCGATGAAGCAAAAGAAGGCCAGATTGATAATGCTATTTCAAAACTGACCGTAGAGGCGAAAAACTCGATCCACAAACATGGTTCCGTCAACAAGAGGTTGATGAATCAGTACTTGTGCTTTGGTGCTCCAAGACGTTCCTTCGAGCCTCGAGCGACTGTTCCACATACGCCATACGACGTTTATGAAAGAACTGTCTCCACAACATCTTGA
- the LOC140976066 gene encoding lysine histidine transporter 2-like isoform X1, whose product MDAVVPINEDNFYFEDEDDRSAEQRAIDDWLPIPSARTAKWWSSAFHNITAIIGAGVLGLPYAMSQLGWGPGVTVLVLSWIVTLYSLWQMVEMHETDRGKRFDRYHELGQHAFGEKLGLWIVIPMQLVVQVAIDIVYMVTGGQSLKKVHQLLCHAPCKNIKLSYFIMIFASAHFALSQLPDFNSISGVSLAAAIMSVCYSAIAWGASIHKGVQPDVQYGYKSDTTVGTVFNFFSSLGTVAFAYSGHNVVMEIQASMPSTRDKPSKVPMWRGVIVAYTVVAICYFPVGIIGYWIFGNTVQENILITLQKPKWLIAMANMFVVVHLIGTYQIYAMPVYDFIETGLVKKLNFRRSWYLRFVSRNTYVAFTMFMAITFPFFNGLLGFFGGFALAPTTYYLPCIIWLVLKKPRKLTLSWFANWENDRDAKQKAIDDWLPIPSARTAKWWYSAFHNITAIVGAGVLGLPYAMSELGWGPGITVLVLSWIVTLYSLWQMVEMHETDRGKRFDRYHELGQHAFGEKLGLWIVIPMQLVVQVGVDIVYMVTGGQSLKKFHELLCHEPCKDIKLSYFIMIFASAHFALSQLPSFNSISGISLAAAVMSVSYSTIAWGASVHKGVQPNVQYGYRSHTAVGRVFNFFSSLGTVAFAYSGHNVVMEIQASMPSTQDKPSKVPMLRGVIVAYIVVAICYIPVGMIGYWAFGNSMEENILITLQKPKWLIAMANMFVVVHLIGSYQVYALPVYDFIETGLVKKLKFRKSWYLRFISRNTYVAFTMFMAITFPFFNGLLGFFGGFALAPTTYYLPCIIWIVVKKPRRFSLSWFTNWFCISFGVILTVVAPVGGLRQIIIKAKTYKFYQ is encoded by the exons ATGGATGCCGTAGTTCCCATCAATGAAGATAACTTCTATTTCGAAGAT GAGGATGATCGATCCGCGGAACAGAGGGCGATCGACGATTGGCTTCCTATTCCTTCTGCAAGAACTGCAAAATGGTGGTCCTCAGCTTTCCACAATATCACAGCTATAATTGGAGCTGGAGTTCTTGGCCTCCCTTACGCCATGTCCCAACTAGGATG GGGTCCTGGAGTAACAGTACTGGTCTTATCTTGGATTGTCACTCTATACTCTTTATGGCAAATGGTTGAAATGCATGAAACGGATCGCGGGAAACGTTTTGACAGGTATCATGAGCTTGGACAGCATGCTTTTGGTGAAAAGCTTGGACTTTGGATCGTCATTCCCATGCAGTTAGTTGTCCAAGTTGCAATAGACATAGTATATATGGTTACAGGAGGTCAATCCCTCAAGAAAGTCCATCAGTTACTCTGCCATGCACCTTGCAAGAATATCAAGCTTTCCTATTTTATCATGATCTTCGCCTCTGCTCACTTCGCACTCTCCCAACTCCCTGATTTCAACTCAATATCTGGCGTATCTTTGGCAGCGGCTATCATGTCCGTTTG TTACTCTGCAATAGCTTGGGGAGCCTCGATCCACAAGGGCGTGCAACCTGATGTTCAATACGGCTACAAATCTGATACAACTGTCGGTACAGTTTTCAACTTCTTTAGTTCTTTAGGAACCGTAGCATTTGCATATAGTGGTCACAATGTAGTGATGGAGATTCAAGCTTCTATGCCTTCTACCCGAGATAAGCCTTCAAAGGTACCTATGTGGAGGGGCGTAATAGTTGCCTATACAGTCGTCGCCATATGCTACTTCCCAGTTGGAATAATTGGATACTGGATTTTTGGCAATACAGTGCAAGAGAATATTCTCATTACGCTACAGAAACCTAAATGGCTTATCGCCATGGCTAACATGTTTGTTGTTGTTCATCTTATCGGGACATATCAG ATTTATGCTATGCCAGTATACGACTTTATTGAAACTGGACTAGTAAAGAAACTGAATTTCAGGCGAAGTTGGTATCTGCGTTTTGTTTCAAGGAACACTTATGTTG CGTTTACTATGTTTATGGCGATAACCTTCCCTTTCTTTAACGGCCTTCTTGGATTTTTTGGAGGATTTGCTCTAGCACCAACTACATACTAT CTTCCTTGCATCATATGGCTTGTATTGAAAAAACCGAGGAAACTTACCCTTTCTTGGTTCGCGAATTGG GAGAATGATCGAGATGCAAAGCAGAAGGCAATCGACGATTGGCTTCCAATCCCTTCTGCAAGAACTGCAAAATGGTGGTACTCAGCTTTTCACAATATCACGGCTATAGTTGGAGCTGGAGTTCTTGGCCTCCCTTACGCCATGTCCGAACTAGGATG GGGGCCTGGAATAACTGTACTGGTCTTATCTTGGATTGTCACTCTGTACTCCTTATGGCAAATGGTTGAAATGCATGAAACGGATCGCGGGAAACGTTTCGACAGGTATCACGAGCTTGGACAGCATGCTTTTGGAGAAAAGCTTGGCCTTTGGATAGTCATTCCCATGCAGTTAGTTGTCCAAGTTGGAGTAGACATTGTATATATGGTTACAGGGGGTCAATCCCTAAAGAAATTCCATGAGTTACTCTGCCACGAACCTTGCAAGGATATCAAGCTTTCCTATTTTATCATGATCTTCGCCTCTGCTCACTTCGCACTCTCCCAACTCCCCAGTTTTAACTCAATCTCTGGCATATCTTTGGCAGCAGCTGTCATGTCCGTTAG TTACTCTACAATAGCATGGGGAGCCTCTGTCCACAAGGGCGTGCAACCTAATGTGCAATATGGATACAGATCTCATACAGCCGTTGGTAGAGTTTTTAACTTCTTTAGTTCTTTAGGAACCGTGGCTTTTGCATATAGCGGTCACAATGTAGTGATGGAGATTCAAGCTTCTATGCCTTCTACCCAAGATAAGCCTTCGAAGGTACCTATGTTGAGGGGCGTAATCGTTGCCTATATAGTTGTTGCCATTTGCTACATCCCAGTTGGAATGATTGGATACTGGGCATTTGGCAATAGCATGGAAGAAAATATTCTCATTACACTACAGAAACCGAAATGGCTTATTGCCATGGCCAACATGTTTGTCGTAGTTCATCTTATCGGGTCATATCAG GTCTATGCTCTTCCAGTATATGACTTTATTGAGACTGGACTAGTAAAGAAACTAAAGTTCAGGAAAAGTTGGTATCTACGTTTTATTTCAAGGAATACTTACGTTG CTTTTACTATGTTTATGGCGATAACCTTCCCTTTCTTTAACGGCCTTCTTGGATTTTTCGGAGGATTCGCTCTCGCGCCAACTACGTACTAT CTTCCTTGCATCATATGGATTGTAGTAAAAAAACCGAGGAGATTTAGCCTTTCTTGGTTCACGAATTGG TTTTGCATAAGTTTTGGAGTTATTTTGACCGTTGTGGCACCCGTGGGAGGGCTCAGGCAAATCATAATAAAGGCCAAAACTTACAAGTTCTACCAGTAA